Sequence from the Myxococcota bacterium genome:
TCGAAAGCGAAACGCGCCGCGCCGTCGAACGTCAGGTCCGGCTCGTCGTGGGTCGGTTCGCGGCGATCGTGGCGCGCGTACAGATCACGATGGGTCCCAGCCGCGACGATCCGGAACACGGCGCGCACCGCTGTCGGATCCGCGTCGATCTCGGACACGGGGAAATCCTGAGCTTCGTCGCAGACGATCCGGATCCGGTCGCTGCAGCCGCGGGCGCCGCCTGGCGCATCCAACGCCGCCTGCG
This genomic interval carries:
- a CDS encoding HPF/RaiA family ribosome-associated protein, giving the protein MQLRILSQGVALESETRRAVERQVRLVVGRFAAIVARVQITMGPSRDDPEHGAHRCRIRVDLGHGEILSFVADDPDPVAAAAGAAWRIQRRLRQRPDRARRQPTDALNTEDLKADG